In Croceicoccus sp. Ery15, a genomic segment contains:
- a CDS encoding YnbE family lipoprotein: MKEHGSGYRALRNIALALTMAAPLAGCINVNAPNDAIVIELNINIKQEVLYRLVDSAEQNIEDNPEIF, from the coding sequence ATGAAGGAGCATGGATCTGGATATCGGGCTTTGCGCAATATCGCACTGGCGTTGACAATGGCCGCGCCGCTGGCGGGGTGCATTAATGTGAACGCACCCAACGATGCGATCGTGATCGAGCTCAACATCAATATCAAACAGGAAGTGCTCTACCGGCTGGTCGATTCCGCCGAACAGAACATAGAGGATAATCCGGAGATTTTCTGA
- a CDS encoding YdbL family protein has product MARNRILSAAGLAVVAIAATAVTATGMLAAPASAVQRDPAYAAARANGAIGEKMDGYLGFVGSPDAALRKLVDDLNIRRKASYADRARAEGVTIEEFAFAQGCILIARTSAGEKYQAPDGSWQTRGAGAARLDPRCPSVG; this is encoded by the coding sequence ATGGCCCGTAATAGAATTCTTTCCGCTGCCGGCCTGGCAGTGGTGGCCATCGCCGCCACTGCCGTCACCGCAACCGGCATGCTTGCCGCTCCGGCCTCTGCCGTGCAGCGCGATCCCGCCTATGCCGCCGCGCGCGCGAATGGCGCGATCGGTGAGAAGATGGACGGTTATCTGGGCTTTGTCGGCTCTCCCGATGCGGCATTGCGCAAGCTTGTCGATGACCTGAATATCCGCCGCAAGGCCAGCTATGCCGACAGGGCGAGGGCCGAGGGCGTGACAATCGAGGAATTCGCATTCGCGCAAGGGTGCATCCTGATCGCGCGCACCAGTGCGGGCGAAAAATACCAGGCGCCCGACGGAAGCTGGCAGACGCGCGGTGCAGGTGCCGCCCGACTCGATCCGCGCTGTCCGTCGGTCGGATGA